From Salvelinus namaycush isolate Seneca chromosome 2, SaNama_1.0, whole genome shotgun sequence, one genomic window encodes:
- the lgalsla gene encoding galectin-related protein isoform X2, producing MKCKCQDCNPLCTSFDISLACGYGTVDEAPPTDVALELCAMFEDLQFLRKACVSGTWGDAEKLIPYFPFIEDQPFLIEVHCELLRFRVFVDGHQLFDFYHRVQSLLDIDTLRINGSLTITKLG from the exons ATGAAGTGTAAATGTCAGGATTGTAATCCACTTTGTACAAG CTTTGACATCAGTTTGGCCTGTGGGTATGGCACAGTAGATGAGGCTCCTCCCACTGACGTGGCATTGGAGCTCTGTGCCATGTTCGAGGACCTCCAGTTCCTACGCAAGGCCTGTGTTTCGGGAACCTGGGGCGACGCTGAGAAGCTCATCCCCTACTTCCCCTTCATCGAGGACCAACCTTTCCTG ATCGAGGTCCATTGTGAACTACTGCGTTTCCGTGTATTTGTGGATGGACACCAGCTCTTTGATTTTTACCACCGGGTGCAATCCTTACTGGACATTGACACATTAAGGATTAATGGTAGTCTGACCATTACCAAACTCGGATAG